A genomic segment from Aegilops tauschii subsp. strangulata cultivar AL8/78 chromosome 1, Aet v6.0, whole genome shotgun sequence encodes:
- the LOC109751183 gene encoding uncharacterized protein has protein sequence MAAVARGQRRRGRAPGAASAAAAEDDGEEQHLNPFLSDAAPSSSRVQFRNVASRGRWVEEAGAAEVLDNKGKLWLTTGIARGGKLYYNVEEIGFLAERGALVLLDDKDETVGMEEIYGKIARGSYGCSWDAFQAYRHLKLLGYIVGRYDVPWTMKQIRSGDVTNSPDSTDGSSQSFGKANGACNDITKLLKGMRIDGMYPTFKVHLPNSKFKKSSPGVPSFLVCLLRDKPPPRDELEMVENKFGGIPLKFCQVDNGRVSFLSFDKVTLPSLP, from the exons ATggcggccgtggcgcgcggccAACGGAGAAGGGGCCGTGCTCCTGGGGCTGCCTCCGCCGCTGCGGCTGAAGACGACGGGGAGGAGCAGCACCTCAACCCCTTCCTCTCGGACGCGGCACCCTCTTCCTCAAGAGTCCAGTTCAG GAACGTCGCGTCGCGGGGGCGGTGGGTGGAGGAGGCTGGTGCGGCAGAGGTGTTGGACAACAAGGGGAAGCTCTGGCTGACCACTGGCATAGCACGGGGCGGCAAGCTCTACTACAATGTGGAGGAGATCGG GTTCTTGGCAGAAAGAGGGGCATTGGTTCTTCTCGATGACAAGGATGAAACAGTTGGAATGGAGGAGATTTATGGAAAGATTGCAAGAGGAAGTTATGGGTGCTCCTGGGATGCCTTCCAAGCTTACAGGCACTTGAAGTTGCTTGGCTACATTGTTGGACGATATGACGTTCCCTGGACAATGAAGCAAATCCGTTCTGGTGACGTCACTAATTCCCCCGACAGTACGGATGGCTCAAGCCAGAGCTTTGGTAAAGCCAATGGTGCCTGCAATGACATTACCAAATTGCTCAAAGGAATGCGCATAGATGGGATGTATCCAACCTTTAAAGTGCATCTACCAAATAGCAAATTTAAGAAGTCGTCCCCAGGAGTCCCTAGTTTTCTTGTATGTCTGTTAAG AGACAAGCCACCTCCAAGGGATGAACTTGAAATGGTGGAGAATAAGTTTGGCGGCATTCCTCTTAAATTCTGTCAAGTTGATAATGGGCGTGTCAGCTTCCTCTCCTTCGATAAAGTTACACTTCCTAGTTTGCCCTGA